A genomic stretch from Streptomyces sp. QL37 includes:
- a CDS encoding phytanoyl-CoA dioxygenase family protein: MSTPPPPFAPDAGTIDAFERDGYAVIRNAITPALRDRLLTAAEKLLGSDITQGRDRGGDGKDGFRGCLNLDPAFLPLLANPAVLPTVVQLLSPNIHLLSAHLIALPSGPPRTIRIPGRHGWHRDMYGVTADLGFPHTPRMAIKAAHYLTPVTPDCGLTMFLPGSHRLPEEPVVPAGAIDPPGAVTPHISVTGTDAVLFENRTWHTGGINLSGNPRIALMLQYGYRWLHPVDDPATDLRKDPALTPSEQQLLGLPDRHPDGSLAKGSGAAPIRSWWESGPWASTSAQMRWYGLLARGSAPSHSGVRRPSCWEGETARRSLHARLMEKARKVIFVLTHPSWGTLSSPDPVEARTLLKTAAKRLAPAVAMPGNTPHSGTIGDLEK, translated from the coding sequence ATGAGCACCCCGCCCCCACCCTTCGCCCCCGACGCCGGCACCATCGACGCCTTCGAACGCGACGGGTACGCGGTCATCCGCAACGCGATCACCCCGGCCCTGCGCGACCGGCTCCTGACCGCCGCCGAGAAGCTGCTGGGCAGCGACATCACGCAGGGCCGCGACCGAGGAGGCGACGGCAAGGACGGCTTCCGCGGATGCCTCAACCTCGACCCTGCCTTCCTCCCGCTCCTCGCCAACCCAGCCGTCCTGCCCACCGTCGTCCAGCTCCTCAGCCCGAACATCCACCTGCTCTCCGCCCACCTCATCGCCCTGCCCAGCGGCCCGCCCCGCACCATCCGCATCCCCGGCCGCCACGGCTGGCACCGCGACATGTACGGCGTCACCGCCGACCTCGGCTTCCCCCACACCCCCCGGATGGCGATCAAGGCCGCCCACTACCTCACCCCCGTTACCCCCGACTGCGGGCTGACCATGTTCCTCCCCGGCAGCCACCGCCTCCCCGAAGAGCCCGTCGTCCCCGCCGGCGCCATTGACCCGCCCGGCGCCGTCACCCCCCACATCAGCGTCACCGGAACCGACGCAGTCCTCTTCGAGAACCGGACCTGGCACACCGGAGGTATCAACCTCTCCGGCAACCCCCGCATCGCCCTCATGCTCCAGTACGGCTACCGCTGGCTCCACCCCGTCGACGACCCCGCCACCGACCTCCGGAAAGACCCCGCGCTCACCCCGAGCGAACAGCAGCTCCTGGGCCTGCCCGACCGTCACCCGGACGGATCCCTCGCCAAGGGCAGCGGAGCCGCTCCCATCCGCTCCTGGTGGGAGAGCGGCCCATGGGCTTCAACGTCGGCCCAGATGCGTTGGTACGGGCTTCTGGCTAGAGGTTCCGCGCCGTCACACTCGGGGGTGAGACGGCCAAGCTGTTGGGAGGGCGAAACCGCGCGGCGGAGCCTCCATGCCCGCCTGATGGAAAAGGCGCGGAAGGTCATCTTCGTGCTGACGCACCCGTCCTGGGGGACGTTGTCCAGCCCGGACCCTGTGGAGGCCCGTACCCTCCTGAAGACCGCCGCGAAGCGATTAGCCCCAGCCGTAGCCATGCCTGGCAACACCCCGCACTCCGGCACCATCGGTGACCTGGAGAAATAG
- a CDS encoding phytanoyl-CoA dioxygenase family protein: MPRPQTWSDDERRRFLDDGVLVRRGLIHGEVLSRARDLVSDWLAEAYDPARLTAYTERSFAPELEKHPDLLAVYQRSGLAELAGDLLRPARTAPVTRAQIQIRLPHGAQQPVKRMHVDGVSCPHLEPRDLRTFTFIVGVVLDGSATAGAGALHYVAGGHHRMARYFATDWALGQPAQTPDDVDVQDGTAFTAEPGDVVVMHHLVPHRVGMNTSSDPRVMVYFRVHHAEHPDLALRALSDPWLEYPALAALAHPGNA; encoded by the coding sequence ATGCCCCGACCTCAGACGTGGAGCGACGACGAGCGGCGCCGGTTCCTCGACGACGGCGTCCTCGTACGCCGTGGCCTGATCCACGGCGAAGTCCTGTCCCGGGCCCGTGACCTCGTCAGCGACTGGTTAGCCGAGGCGTACGACCCCGCGCGGCTCACCGCCTACACCGAACGCAGCTTCGCCCCCGAGCTGGAGAAGCACCCCGACCTCCTCGCCGTCTACCAGCGCAGTGGCCTGGCGGAGCTGGCCGGAGATCTTCTGCGGCCTGCGAGGACCGCTCCGGTCACCCGGGCGCAGATCCAGATCCGGCTGCCCCACGGCGCGCAGCAGCCGGTGAAGCGGATGCACGTCGACGGCGTCTCCTGCCCTCACCTGGAACCCCGCGACCTGCGTACGTTCACCTTCATCGTCGGCGTCGTCCTGGACGGCAGCGCCACTGCGGGCGCCGGCGCTCTGCATTACGTGGCCGGCGGGCACCACCGGATGGCCCGGTATTTCGCCACGGACTGGGCCCTGGGGCAGCCGGCTCAGACGCCCGACGACGTCGACGTCCAGGACGGCACCGCCTTCACCGCTGAGCCCGGCGACGTGGTCGTGATGCACCACCTCGTTCCGCACCGGGTCGGCATGAACACCAGCAGCGACCCGAGGGTGATGGTGTACTTCCGCGTCCACCACGCCGAGCACCCCGACCTCGCCCTACGTGCCCTGTCGGACCCGTGGCTGGAATACCCGGCGCTCGCCGCCCTCGCCCACCCCGGCAACGCGTGA
- a CDS encoding class I SAM-dependent methyltransferase, protein MSQFDTTAPFYAAYRPGIPKEAVELLARRVAGKEHRVLLDLGSGTGQVPLALAGTVTEIDVVEQDAGMLAEADKALAGLPVTVRLHNASAEQFTPRSSTRADLVTVCRAFHWMDQELVLSRLEGMTAPDATVAVMGDGSLWTARTEWTDALRALIQEYLGEKRRAGVGKKYEAHDRPYSEILAESAFGQVEEHTIAVERQWTTDTVIGYLYSTSFAARPLFGERVEDFERRARALLDEHTAAGGLIEHASFQVVLGRRG, encoded by the coding sequence GTGAGCCAGTTCGACACCACCGCCCCGTTCTACGCCGCCTACCGGCCCGGCATCCCGAAGGAGGCCGTCGAGCTGCTCGCGCGGCGGGTGGCCGGCAAGGAGCACCGGGTCCTGCTCGACCTCGGGTCCGGCACCGGACAGGTTCCCCTCGCCCTGGCCGGGACGGTGACGGAGATCGACGTCGTCGAGCAGGACGCGGGCATGCTCGCCGAGGCAGACAAGGCGCTCGCCGGGCTGCCGGTCACCGTCCGCCTGCACAACGCCTCGGCCGAGCAGTTCACCCCGCGCTCCTCCACCCGGGCCGATCTCGTCACGGTCTGCCGCGCGTTCCACTGGATGGACCAGGAACTGGTGTTGTCGCGTCTGGAGGGCATGACCGCGCCGGACGCGACCGTCGCGGTCATGGGCGACGGCAGCCTGTGGACCGCACGCACCGAGTGGACCGACGCCCTGCGGGCCCTGATCCAGGAATACCTGGGCGAGAAGCGTCGAGCCGGAGTGGGCAAGAAGTACGAGGCGCACGACCGGCCATACAGCGAGATCCTCGCCGAGTCCGCCTTCGGCCAGGTCGAGGAGCACACCATCGCCGTCGAGCGGCAGTGGACCACCGACACCGTGATCGGCTACCTGTACTCGACTTCCTTCGCCGCCCGGCCGCTGTTCGGGGAGCGAGTCGAGGACTTCGAGCGCCGTGCCCGAGCTCTGCTCGACGAGCACACCGCCGCAGGCGGGCTGATCGAGCACGCCTCCTTCCAGGTCGTCCTCGGCCGGCGCGGCTAA
- a CDS encoding HAD hydrolase-like protein has translation MSLDVGYTLGEPSGTTLTQRLVELSPLPAREAKQVAQRILHALDPRCDASGPQTVCAALGLAPSAFPHDHRPPHFTLWPGAVVAVARIARIVPVVTLSNVSHWDERETDVAALLAPHLRAHHPSWQLGFTKPDPRAVQTVASLHDRDPAEVLHVGDSLDYDVRGALAAGAQALWITPRPPSAEALRLLAEHPGRVTVVPDLARAVGHIEQTVLPSPHTIRSTTP, from the coding sequence GTGAGCCTCGATGTCGGATACACCCTGGGCGAGCCGTCAGGGACAACGCTGACACAGCGCCTGGTGGAGCTGTCCCCGCTCCCGGCCCGTGAGGCGAAGCAGGTCGCCCAGCGGATCCTGCACGCCCTGGACCCGCGCTGTGATGCGTCGGGGCCGCAGACGGTGTGCGCCGCTCTGGGTCTCGCGCCGTCTGCCTTCCCCCACGACCACCGCCCGCCTCACTTCACTCTGTGGCCCGGCGCGGTAGTGGCGGTGGCACGGATCGCCCGGATCGTGCCAGTGGTCACCCTGTCGAACGTGAGCCACTGGGACGAGCGGGAGACCGACGTCGCCGCCCTTCTCGCCCCCCACCTCCGGGCCCACCACCCCTCGTGGCAGCTCGGGTTCACCAAGCCCGACCCACGCGCTGTGCAGACTGTTGCCTCGCTGCACGACCGTGATCCCGCGGAGGTGCTGCACGTAGGCGACAGCCTCGACTACGACGTGCGCGGCGCCCTCGCCGCCGGAGCCCAAGCTCTGTGGATCACCCCGCGCCCGCCGTCGGCCGAAGCCCTCCGGCTGCTGGCCGAGCACCCCGGGCGGGTCACGGTCGTACCCGACCTCGCCCGCGCGGTCGGGCACATCGAGCAAACCGTCCTTCCGTCACCCCACACGATCAGGAGCACCACCCCGTGA
- a CDS encoding phosphoketolase — MLAALGPLQAAVPDGYELHVLHGAGHAGPSALAHAYLTGRLGRAHPRLRLGEAGLRELVAGFPRADIGGEITPMIPGHLHTGGQLGPALAIGQGTVLDAPHRLSVVLIGDGECETGTTAASWLATRALHGTGDHGTVLPVVLLNGLRMGGRSVLSTLSRAELTAYFTGLGHRPVYSDGLGIGQLRQTVDEALGAAQPLGIPGPSSVLILTLDKGHGAPTHLADTPTIHKTPLRNPAGVPAEFDALAEWLASYQPAQLLTSSGRPRPHLLPALPLPRPDPDGLPAPRGCVAASTQVAAHAAGRPFAQVVPEVLRARAEQGPFRVFSPDELASNRLDLTDEHGRPVPWAVEVLSEELCHAWAQGYTETGRHALVATYEAFAPITLSLIQQQLKHRSVRRHAGLAPLPSLVYLLTSLGWHNTLTHQNPSLTSALLAGGDPALHVLTPADPARTAAALTFALRKLDRCTIAVAGKHTAVHHPLETLDEELRHGIAIWPHLTHPGPGEPHLILASAGDLPAEALTTLARRLRAERPGLRVRYVHVHDLTVLAEDGTRPLALAPEAFARHFGTRAPVVLATNGHPADVHALLGRHHPGPRLTVLGYRDPGRPVSQTHLRQFCGLDDPGLWQLATTLTDAPKEIPA, encoded by the coding sequence ATGCTCGCCGCCCTGGGCCCGCTCCAGGCGGCCGTCCCCGACGGCTACGAGCTGCACGTCCTGCATGGCGCCGGGCACGCCGGGCCCTCCGCCCTCGCCCACGCCTACCTCACCGGACGACTCGGCCGCGCCCACCCCCGCCTGCGCCTGGGCGAGGCCGGGCTGCGCGAACTCGTCGCGGGCTTCCCCCGGGCCGATATCGGCGGGGAGATCACCCCGATGATCCCCGGCCACCTGCACACCGGAGGCCAGCTCGGTCCCGCCCTTGCGATCGGACAGGGCACCGTCCTCGACGCACCCCACCGGCTGTCCGTGGTCCTGATCGGCGACGGAGAGTGCGAGACCGGGACGACCGCCGCCTCCTGGCTCGCCACCCGCGCGCTGCACGGTACGGGCGACCACGGCACCGTCCTGCCCGTCGTCCTGCTCAACGGGCTGCGCATGGGCGGCCGGAGCGTGCTGTCCACCCTGAGCCGCGCCGAACTCACCGCCTATTTCACCGGCCTCGGCCATCGGCCCGTCTACAGCGACGGGCTCGGCATCGGCCAGCTCCGCCAGACGGTGGACGAAGCGCTCGGCGCCGCACAGCCCCTGGGCATTCCGGGACCGTCGAGCGTCCTGATCCTCACCCTGGACAAGGGCCACGGCGCCCCCACCCACCTCGCCGACACCCCGACAATCCACAAGACACCGCTACGCAACCCGGCCGGTGTACCCGCCGAGTTCGACGCGCTCGCCGAGTGGCTGGCCTCCTACCAGCCCGCCCAGCTCCTCACCTCCAGCGGCCGGCCCCGGCCGCACCTGCTGCCCGCGCTCCCGCTGCCCCGGCCCGATCCCGACGGCCTGCCGGCGCCGCGCGGCTGCGTCGCCGCCTCCACCCAGGTCGCCGCCCACGCCGCCGGCCGCCCGTTCGCACAGGTGGTCCCCGAGGTCCTGCGGGCCCGCGCCGAGCAGGGGCCGTTCCGCGTGTTCAGCCCCGACGAGCTGGCCTCCAACCGCCTCGACCTCACCGACGAGCACGGGCGCCCGGTGCCGTGGGCGGTGGAAGTGCTCAGCGAGGAGCTGTGCCACGCCTGGGCCCAGGGTTACACGGAGACCGGCCGACACGCCCTCGTCGCCACCTACGAGGCATTCGCGCCGATCACCCTCAGCCTCATCCAGCAGCAGCTCAAGCACCGGTCCGTGCGCCGTCACGCCGGGCTCGCCCCGCTGCCCAGCCTGGTCTACCTGCTGACCAGCCTGGGCTGGCACAACACCCTCACCCACCAAAACCCCAGCCTCACCTCAGCCCTACTGGCCGGCGGCGACCCCGCGCTCCACGTCCTCACCCCCGCCGACCCCGCGCGCACCGCCGCTGCCCTCACCTTCGCCCTTCGCAAGCTCGACCGGTGCACGATCGCCGTCGCCGGCAAGCACACGGCCGTCCACCACCCGTTGGAGACCCTCGACGAGGAACTGCGGCACGGCATCGCGATCTGGCCCCACCTGACCCACCCCGGCCCCGGCGAGCCACACCTGATCCTCGCCTCCGCCGGTGACCTGCCCGCCGAGGCCCTGACCACCCTCGCCCGGCGGCTGCGCGCCGAACGCCCCGGCCTGCGCGTGCGGTACGTCCACGTCCACGACCTCACGGTCCTCGCCGAGGACGGCACCCGCCCCCTCGCCCTCGCCCCGGAGGCGTTCGCCCGCCATTTCGGCACCCGGGCACCGGTCGTCCTGGCCACCAACGGACACCCCGCCGACGTCCACGCCCTGCTCGGACGCCACCACCCCGGGCCCCGGCTCACCGTTCTCGGCTATCGCGACCCCGGGCGCCCCGTCTCCCAGACGCACCTCCGACAGTTCTGCGGCCTCGACGACCCCGGCCTGTGGCAACTCGCCACCACCCTCACCGACGCTCCGAAGGAGATACCGGCATGA
- a CDS encoding Sua5/YciO/YrdC/YwlC family protein → MDVLTLAQLPDAARMVAAGQMVAVPTPRWYMLCARAADPAAINAVFRAKQRPTAKPLLLLLDSPATAEALFVLSGDARLLADGLWPGDLALRLPWRPSTETVTAVGSPALVGCPDGILGRLVTLAGEPLAAAVCSISTPAAGEKDHPALTAGQVAAFERTTGARIAAVVDGGICPQGRHMTIVDCPAGAAARLQREGTVHARAVEAALAPPGGPHVG, encoded by the coding sequence GTGGATGTCCTCACCCTCGCCCAGCTCCCCGACGCGGCCCGGATGGTGGCCGCCGGGCAGATGGTCGCCGTGCCCACCCCCCGCTGGTACATGCTGTGTGCCCGCGCCGCCGACCCCGCCGCCATCAACGCGGTCTTCCGCGCCAAGCAGCGCCCCACCGCCAAGCCCCTGCTGCTCCTGCTCGACTCCCCGGCCACGGCCGAGGCCCTGTTCGTCCTGAGCGGCGACGCCCGCCTGCTGGCCGACGGCCTGTGGCCGGGGGACCTGGCGCTGCGTCTGCCGTGGAGGCCGAGCACCGAGACCGTCACCGCGGTCGGGTCCCCGGCGCTCGTCGGATGCCCCGACGGGATCCTGGGCCGACTCGTCACCCTGGCCGGTGAACCGCTGGCCGCCGCCGTGTGCAGCATCTCCACTCCCGCCGCCGGCGAGAAGGACCACCCGGCGCTCACCGCCGGCCAGGTCGCCGCCTTCGAGCGGACCACGGGGGCCAGGATCGCCGCGGTCGTCGACGGCGGGATCTGCCCGCAGGGCCGGCACATGACCATCGTCGACTGCCCCGCAGGCGCCGCAGCCCGCCTCCAACGTGAGGGCACCGTCCACGCCCGCGCCGTCGAAGCCGCTCTCGCCCCGCCAGGAGGACCACATGTGGGCTGA